One genomic region from Prunus persica cultivar Lovell chromosome G3, Prunus_persica_NCBIv2, whole genome shotgun sequence encodes:
- the LOC18783731 gene encoding uncharacterized protein LOC18783731 — protein MLVGKAKSFGGLGVGSLKARSAALRAKWLWRFPNEPHALWHKVIRSIYGMDTNEWDAKPVIRGSCRSPWRDISSGYNLFLQGYVFVVGCGVRVRFWEDNWSRGGVLKEVFPRLFNLSRKQNHNISSYVDSDGFPLSWDFGFRRNLNDLEIAEMAEVARLLDLLGGMRLVTSRLDKRRWTLDPSGLFSYHSLCSHI, from the coding sequence ATGCTTGTGGGTAAAGCAAAATCCTTTGGAGGGTTAGGGGTGGGTTCTTTGAAGGCTAGGAGTGCGGCTTTGCGGGCCAAATGGTTGTGGCGGTTTCCCAATGAACCTCACGCCCTTTGGCATAAAGTGATCAGAAGCATTTATGGAATGGATACAAATGAGTGGGATGCTAAACCCGTGATTCGAGGGTCTTGCCGTAGCCCTTGGAGAGACATTTCTAGTGGCTATAATTTGTTCCTTCAAGGCTATGTTTTCGTGGTAGGATGTGGAGTTAGGGTCAGATTTTGGGAGGACAATTGGAGCCGGGGTGGTGTTTTAAAAGAGGTGTTTCCAagacttttcaatttgtccAGGAAGCAAAATCACAATATTTCCTCATATGTGGACTCGGATGGGTTCCCCCTCAGCTGGGATTTTGGTTTCAGGAGGAATCTCAATGATTTGGAGATTGCGGAGATGGCGGAGGTGGCTAGATTGTTGGACTTATTGGGGGGGATGAGGTTGGTCACTTCCAGATTGGATAAGAGAAGATGGACGCTAGACCCCTCCGGTCTATTCTCCTATCATTCTCTCTGTTCCCATATTTAG
- the LOC18782861 gene encoding histone chaperone ASF1B — MSAVNITNVAVLDNPALFLAPFQFEISYECLTPLKDDLEWKLIYVGSAEDETYDQLLESVLVGPVNVGNYRFVLQADPPDPSKIRDEDIIGVTVLLLTCSYLGQEFIRVGYYVNNDYDDEQLREEPPPKVLIDRVQRNILSDKPRVTKFPINFHPENTENGEQPAPDQPNEADGSGDLLVAPVNPSEEQ; from the exons ATGAGCGCGGTGAACATCACCAACGTCGCTGTGCTTGACAATCCGGCTTTGTTTCTCGCACCTTTCCAGTTCGAGATTTCTTATGAGTGCTTGACCCCTCTCAAAGACG ATTTGGAATGGAAGCTCATCTATGTGGGATCTGCTGAGGATGAGACTTATGACCAACTATTGGAGAGTGTACTTGTTGGGCCTGTCAATGTTGGAAACTATCGTTTTGTACTACAG GCAGATCCTCCTGACCCATCCAAGATTCGTGATGAAGACATTATTGGAGTGACAGTGCTTTTGTTGACCTGCTCTTATCTTGGTCAGGAATTTATCCGAGTGGGCTACTATGTTAACaatgattatgatgatgaaCAGCTGCGAGAAGAACCTCCTCCAAAGGTCTTAATTGATAGGGTTCAAAGAAACATTTTGTCTGATAAACCCAGGGTCACAAAGTTCCCCATCAATTTCCACCCAGAGAATACTGAGAATGGAGAACAACCGGCACCTGATCAGCCTAACGAGGCAGATGGAAGTGGAGACTTGCTTGTTGCGCCTGTAAACCCTTCAGAGGAGCAATGA